In one window of Deltaproteobacteria bacterium DNA:
- a CDS encoding nucleotidyl transferase AbiEii/AbiGii toxin family protein, whose protein sequence is MNGRLALAGAPRFNLVVCGGTALIATNLIARTTKDVDIIALMDDDGALLDPDPLPQSLVDAGGIVADDLGMPKDWLNNGPSHGEGGLFRMGLPEGLAKRLTWKPFGDHLSIGFIDRIDQIYFKLYAAVD, encoded by the coding sequence TTGAACGGACGTCTGGCCCTGGCCGGTGCGCCCCGCTTCAACCTGGTCGTGTGCGGCGGCACGGCGTTGATCGCGACGAACCTTATCGCCCGGACGACAAAGGATGTCGATATCATCGCGCTGATGGACGATGATGGGGCGCTGCTCGATCCTGATCCGCTTCCGCAATCGCTGGTCGATGCCGGCGGCATAGTCGCCGATGATTTGGGCATGCCGAAGGACTGGCTCAACAACGGTCCGAGTCATGGTGAAGGTGGCCTGTTCCGCATGGGGTTGCCGGAAGGTCTCGCGAAACGTCTGACTTGGAAACCCTTCGGTGATCATTTGTCGATAGGGTTCATCGACCGGATCGACCAGATCTATTTCAAACTCTATGCGGCAGTCGACTAG